The Neodiprion fabricii isolate iyNeoFabr1 chromosome 4, iyNeoFabr1.1, whole genome shotgun sequence genome window below encodes:
- the LOC124179821 gene encoding solute carrier family 25 member 45: protein MDDFCNFIAGWGAGIVGLVVGHPMDTVKTNQQMMSTKISNSQIALDILEKEGVHGLYRGMLFPLLCSGTINAVFFGVYGYCLRNLQELRGHPASLNMPTTSNWYLDTFLGGCIGGLGQVIVSCPSDVVKVRLQSGKVISFIYIISMTRIYQPGDESKLSKRPKAILTGVDIYTKNGIRGFYAGLVPMLWRDVLGSGLYIWSYQYIRFNYHGYLDLNPGAFETLMAGGMAGVLSWIPVVPLDTIKSRIQADDVKNPIYKGMIHCGTQLLKEGGYINFYKGFQMIALRSFIVNATMFYAYECMLDCWNYIRIKPR from the exons ATGGATgacttttgtaattttattgctGGTTGGGGAGCCG GAATTGTCGGGCTTGTGGTTGGGCATCCAATGGATACAGTTAAAACCAACCAGCAAATGATGAGCACCAAAATATCCAACTCTCAGATAGCATTAGATATTCTTGAAAAGGAAGGG GTTCATGGACTCTATAGAGGGATGCTTTTTCCACTCCTGTGCTCTGGAACTATAAATGCAGTATTTTTTGGGGTCTACGGATATTGCTTGCGCAATTTGCAGGAACTAAGAGGTCACCCTGCCAGTTTGAACATGCCCACTACATCCAACTGGTACCTGGATACATTCTTAGGCGGTTGCATAGGTGGACTTGGCCAAGTCATAGTATCGTGTCCCAGTGACGTTGTCAAAGTTCGGCTTCAATCCGGAAAAGTTATCTCATTTATTTACATCATATCAATGACAA GAATATACCAACCAGGGGATGAAAGCAAACTGTCGAAAAGACCGAAAGCTATATTAACTGGTGTGGATATTTATACGAAAAATGGCATCCGAGGTTTTTATGCAGGATTAGTACCTATGTTGTGGAG AGACGTTTTGGGCAGTGGTTTGTACATATGGTCGTATCAATACATACGATTCAATTATCACGGGTACTTAGACTTGAATCCAGGAGCATTCGAGACACTAATGGCTGGAGGTATGGCGG GTGTATTATCCTGGATACCAGTAGTACCTTTGGATACGATTAAATCCAGAATCCAAGCAGATGATGTGAAGAATCCAATTTACAAAGGCATGATACATTGCGGGACACAACTACTCAAAGAAGGTGGTTACATAAACTTTTACAAAGGATTTCAAATGATTGCTTTACGGTCCTTCATTGTTAATGCAACTATGTTCTATGCTTACGAATGTATGCTTGACTGCTGGAACTACATTCGAATAAAACCACGTTAA